In Edaphobacter aggregans, the sequence CAGGCCACCCAGCTCATTCTCGTCGCTGGTGGCGCCGTCAATGCGCCCGGTAACGACATCAACGGCAGCAAAACCTACGCCAACACTCCCGTTATCTCTGTCGCGGGCAGCCAGGGCGTCTACAACAACTACGTCCTCGACGGCGGCAGCCACACCGATACCTTCACCAACACCAATCTGCCCTATCCGTTCCCCGACGCACTCCGCGAGTTTTCTGTCGAAGCCAACTCTTTGCCCGCCCGCAATGGTCTCCACCCCGGGTCTCTGGTCAACGTTGTTACCGTCTCCGGCACGAACCAGTGGCATGGCAGCGTCTTCGAGTTCCTTCGCAACAATGTCATCAACGCCAACAACTTCTTCTCACCCACCAAGGACACCCTCAAGCGCAACCAGTTCGGTGGCACCGTCGGCGGAAAGATCATCACCGACAAGATGTTCTTCTTCTTCGGCTACCAAGGCACGCGCGAGCGCAAGACCAGCAGCGCTACCGGCTACTGCGTTCCCACTCCTGCCGAGCTCTCTGGAGACTTCAGCCAGATGGGCACTGCCGCAACTGGCAGCGGCTGTCCGATAACTGCCACCGCCATCGTTGACCCGGTGACTGGCGTCAACATCTCGGCTACCCGCAAGCTCCCTGCCAGCAGCATCAATCAGCAGGCTCTCAACCTCTCCGCGATGCTTCCCAACTCTCAGGCTGACAAGTACGGTCGCGTCAACGTGTCTCTGCCCGGCAACAACAACGAAAATCAGTACATCGGCCGCGTCGACTACACCTTCCACCAGAACCACAGCTTCTTCGGCCGCTACTTCATCACCAACTACAACGCGCCTGCCTACTTCTCGCCGACCAACCTTCTCCTCACCACCATCGCCGGCAACGACGAGCGCGTCCAGAGCTTCACCCTCGGCTACACGTACATCATCTCCCCCCGGATCGTGAACACCTTTCACGGAACCTACGCTCGCCGCCGCAACAATCGTGGTCCCACGGCTGGCGGTATCAATGCCAACACGCTCGGCATCAACATGTTTACCTACGTGCCCGATGACTTCCGCCTGACCATCACCAACGGCTTCTCCGTCGGTTGCGGTACCTGCTCACCGGGCTTCTTCAACACCAACACCGAAGACTTCTCCGACGACGTCGATTTCATCCACGGCAAGCATCAGATCGCCTTCGGTGGTGAGGTCATCCGCACCGGCGACAACACCCAGGCCGGCTACCTCCAGAACGGCAGCTTCAACTTCGGTGGCGCCTCAAGCGGCGTCGGCGGAAAGACCGGCGAACCGATGATCGACTTCATCGGTGGCAAATTGAGCAACATCGGCACCTCTACCGCCTTCAGCCAGAGCAAGGCCCAGCAGACCGCCTACCGCCAGACCCTTTTCAGCCTCTACGTGCAGGACACCTACCACTTCAACCCCCGCCTCACGGCTAACGTCGGCCTCCGCTGGGAGCCTGAGTTCTTCCCCATCGACAACTTCCATCGCGGCAGCACCTTCGATAAGAACGCCTTCATCGCCGGCCAGCGCAGCACGGTTTTCGTCAACGCCCCTGCAGGCTCCTTCTTCTACGGCGATCCCGGTGTTCCCGCGTCATTCACCGACAATCGTCTCGCCAACTTCTCGCCCCGCGTCTCCGTGACGTTTGATCCCTTCGGCTCCGGAAAAACTGTCTTCCGTGTCGGCGGTGCCATCATGTACGACAACCCCGCGCTCTACACCTCGCAGCGCAACAGCTCCAATCCGCCTTACACCAACGAGATTGACGTTCCCGGCCCGGTCAGCTTCACCAATCCGTGGTCGACCTATCCCGGCGGCAATCCCTTCCCCATCGCGAATCCCCCACAGACCAACTCTCCCTTCCCGACCAATACGCTCTACGTACTCATCCCGCGTCACATTCAAACTCCAACCATCAATCAGTGGACCGCCAGCGTTCAGCAGGATCTTGGCCACGGCTGGAACATGTCCATCACTTATCTCGGCAACAAGAACAGTCACCTCTGGCTCGGAACTGCCCTCAACGCCTCCGTCTTCATCCCCGGCACCTCGACTGGCATCACCGGTTCCTGCGGTGCTCTGACTCCGACCACCGGCTTGCCCGCAGCTGGCACTGCTTGCTCAACGACCACCAACTCCAACAACCGCACCGCACTCTCTCTGATCAATCCGGTGCAGGGCGCGGGTTACAGCCCCACCATGACCCAGATCGACGACGGCAACAACTCCAGCTACAACGGTGTCATCGGCGTCATCCAGCACCGCCTGTCGAACGACTTTAGCTTCCTCGCCAACTACACCTGGTCGCACTGCGTCAGCGTCGGCGACGCTCCGGGCGACATCGCCGCACCAACCTTTATGAACTCCGCCAACCGTCGGCTTGATCGCGCGGCCTGCGGCTTCGACGTTCGCCACATCTTCAACACAACCCTAGTTGCCTCCAGCCACTTCACCAGCCTCCAGGGCTGGGCCGGCGCGCTGGCCAACAACTGGCAGATCGCCCCGCTCATCCGCATTACCAGCGGAGTCCCGTTCAATGTCACCTCGGGCATCGACAACTCGCTCACCGGTATCGGCCTTGATCGCCCGAACCTGGTCAATCCCAACGCTATCTATACCGGTGTCAAAATCACTCAGAAGGCGGCCGGCAACCTCACCTATCTGAACAAAGCGGCATTCTCCCAGAACACCGCCGGCACTTACGGCAACCTCGGCCGGAACGCCGTCCGTACTCCTGGCTACTTTGACTTGGACGCCGCACTCAGCCGCAGCTTCCCCATCCGTGAGCGCTTCGCCTTCATCATCCGCCTTGAGGCTTTCAACGTCCTCAACCATCCCAACCTCAACACGTTCACCTCGGCGCTGAATTCAAGCACCTTCGGAAACGCTACCGCCGCCGCCGATCCGCGCATCTTCCAACTGGCCGGAAAGATCACCTTCTAAACCTAACCATTGCAGCACCAAGGAATAGCCGTCCCGGGTAACCGGGGCGGCTATTTTTTCTTGCACCACGACTCAAATCGGTCCCCTGGGGGAACGCTAATTTTATTGACACTGGTCCTACCAAACTCTTATAGTCCTCGCCGATTTGGTATCCACTTTCACCCAGGCCGGCAACGAAAGCCAAGAAGGTATAGAGGACATACAAATGTTCAGTCAGATCTCCACCACACCTCTTCACAAAGTGCTTCTTCGCGTCTCTCTGCTCGCAGTGTTTCTGTGCTGTCTGCCCCAACTGCTTCACGCGCAGGCCGCTGGAACTGCCAGCATTCAAGGAAGCGTCGTAGACCCGACAGGCGCCGTACTTCCTGGCGCGACCATTTCGCTCGTTGACAGTGCGACCCAGATCAGGCGTACGGTCAACAGCGACAGCAGTGGTCTGTACACTTTTCCGAACGTCCCCGTGGGCACTTACACCCTCAGTGTGACTGCGTCAGGTTTCCGAACCTATTCCCAGACCAACATCGTCCTCGAGGTCGGCAGCAGCATCGCTATCAATGTGACCATGGCGGTCGGCACCAACGACCAGCGCGTCGAGGTCAAAGCCGAAGGCCTCGCCCTCCAGACCGAAGACAGCTCCTTCAAGCAGACCATCGACCAGCAGACCGTCACCGAGATGCCGCTCAACGGTCGCCAGATGACCGGCCTCATCGCTCTTTCAGGCGGTTCTACCTCTGCCCCCGCTGGCGACTTCACCGGCAGCAAATACTCCTACGCGACCATCTCCGTCTCTATCGCCGGCGGCATGGGCAACACGACCATGTGGCGGCTCGACGGCGGCGATAACAACGACTACATGGCCAACGGCAATCTCCCATTCCCGTTCCCGGATGCCGTCAGCCAGTTCAGCGTCGAATCCACCGCGCTCAGCTCACAGAACGGCATGCACACCGGCGGCCTCGTCAACGTCGTCACCCGCTCTGGCACCAACGCCTACCACGGTTCCGCCTTCTGGTTCATCCGAAACAACTACCTCGACGCCACCAACTTCTTCTCCACAACAAAGGACACGTTGCACCAGAATCAGTTTGGGGGCACCTTCGGCGGCCCCATCCTTCATGACAAGCTCTTCGCCTTCGCCGCATATCAGCGCTGGGTGGCCAAACAGTCCCAGGCCGCAACCAAGGCAACCATACCCACCGCATCAAACCTCGCGGGCGACTGGTCCACTTCCGATGGGCCAACCTGCACATCCAGCGGCAAGACCATTCAGCTCGTCGACCCCCTGACCGGTACAAAACTGACGGGCAACAAATATCCGACTACTACACCCAACTACAACGCGCAATCCCTGGCGTTGATGAAATATCTGCCCGCGATCGACCCCACCTACGACACGGGCAATTGCGGATTCGTATCCTACGCCATCCCCTCTGAGATCTTCGATAACCAGTTCGTGACCCGCGTCGACTACACCATCAATCCGAGGAACAACCTCTATGCCCGGTACTTCCTCGACGACTATGATGTCCCAGCGTTCTTCGACCCCCACAACATCCTGATCACCACACAGTCAGGTAATTCACAGCGCGTGCAGACCTTCACCCTCGCTCACGCATTCTCCATCAGCAGCAGGACGGTGAATACAGCGCACATCACCGTCATGCGGCGCCGTAACATCCGCGGATATGCCTCCAACGACATCAACGCCGCTACGCTGGGCGTCAACATCTACCAGGGCGAGCCGAACGGCCTGCAACTGAACACGGGCAAATTCACCATTGGCGGCGGCACAAACTCAGTCTCCCATTTCAACGACAACACGTTAGTCGTCAGCGACGATGTCACCATGCTTCGCGGTAAGCACCAGATCGTCTTCGGTGGAGAGTGGGTCCAGAATCAGCTCAACATCTCCAACGCATACGAGTCCAACGGCGTCTTCAGCTTCAGTGGCATCTTTAGCGCGAACGGTCCCAACGGAGGAACTGCTGTCGGAGATACCAACTTGGACTTCCTCATGGGGACCCAGAACTCCTTCCAACAGAGCAAGATGCAGCAGAATGCCCTGCGCGGTCCCGTCCCCAGCCTATACGTTCAGGACACCTACCATGCCAACAAGCAACTAACCATGCTGGCTGGCCTGCGCTGGAGCCCCAACTTTATGCCCACCGATTACTTCAATCGAGGGCTCGTCTTCAACATGGCCGCGTTTTTAGCCAACCAGCATAGTTCGATCTATCCGAATGCTCCCGCCGGAGCGTTTTTCTATGGCGATCCGGGCGTTCCGCGGCAGTTTACACAGAACTCACCCTGGCAATTCTCTCCGAACGTCGGTCTGTCCTTCGACCCCTTCGGCGACGGCAAAACGGTTATCCGGGGTGGCGCCGAATTGGCCTACGACATGGTCAACTTCTTCACCGCCCAGCGCAATCAGCAGAATCCGCCCTTTGCTACCGCCATCAGCCAGACACAAACAACCACCTCCGGTCCTATAAGCTTCTCCAGCCCCTGGTCGGTTGGCCAGATTACGACCAGCCCCTTTCCCCAGCCTGTTATTCCGGATCCAGCCACAGCACAGTTCTTTGCTCAATCCCAGTACATTGTCCTGCCCCCCCAGTTCCACCCGTCCTACACCATCCAGTGGACGGCGAGCGTTCAGCGGCAGCTTCCACGTGACTGGCAACTCCAGGTCGACTACATCGGAAGCCACACCGTCCATGCTCCCATGGGGACTCCGATCAGCCCGGCCGTCTTCACTCCCGGCGTCTGGGGTGCAGGTGGCGCTGGTTGCTCAGGAGTCGTTCTCACAGGTCCAGCCGGAAAACCCGCCGGCGCAGCCGGAACACCCTGTTCCACCACCGCCAATCAGGCCCAGCGTTTTTATCTCACCACGCAGAACCCTCTTCAGGGCAATCAGTATTCGGGAGGCGGTCCAGGCTCGGTCCTTATCAACAACAACGGCATGGCCAACTACAACGGCATGGTGACCACCATCCAGCATCGTCTCTCGTCTGACTTCAGCCTGCTGGCCAACTACACCTGGTCGAAGTGCCTCAACACGGCAGACGCGCAAGGTGACCTCGCCGGCACCACGGTCCAGAATCCCAATAACCCCAGCATGGATTACGGCCCATGCGGCTCCGACTTCCGCAACGTCTTCAACGTCGTCTTTATCGCCAAGAGCCACTTCCAACTCGACCGAGTCGCCGCGATGTTCCTCAACAATTGGGAGATCGCGCCGCTCCTTCACATCGTCAGCGGCGCACCATTCACCGTGACCGCAGGCCAGGACAACTCCTTCACCGACGTTGGCAACGATCGCCCGAATCTGGTTCCCGGAGTCCCGATTTATCTCAATCAGACCCTCCGATCAGCGACCGGCGTGTCGAACCGTGGATACCTCAACCCGGCAGCATTCGCTCAGGTCACCGCCGGATGTCCAACGCCGCTCTCGCCGACGACGTGTCCCGGATACGGGACGTATGGAAATATCAGCAAAAATTCCTTCCGCGGCCCCACTGCTTACCAGTTCGATGCCCAGATCTCCCGCATCTTTCCCATCCACGAAAGTCTGGCCGCCACCTTCCGGCTGGAAGCCTTTAACGTCCTGAACCACCCGAACTTCAACATCCCGACT encodes:
- a CDS encoding TonB-dependent receptor, with the protein product MRLLRAVGRFTKGVSHIALCATLLLSLGSLIAYAQTAGTASIQGTVTDPTGAAVPDAKVTVTNTDTATTRSTVSDAAGLFSLPNIPVGAYSLSVEATGFSGFVQKGILEVGNNAQINPTLKVGSSSEHIEVQASGVSLETETSSFKQVIDQQRITELPLNGRQATQLILVAGGAVNAPGNDINGSKTYANTPVISVAGSQGVYNNYVLDGGSHTDTFTNTNLPYPFPDALREFSVEANSLPARNGLHPGSLVNVVTVSGTNQWHGSVFEFLRNNVINANNFFSPTKDTLKRNQFGGTVGGKIITDKMFFFFGYQGTRERKTSSATGYCVPTPAELSGDFSQMGTAATGSGCPITATAIVDPVTGVNISATRKLPASSINQQALNLSAMLPNSQADKYGRVNVSLPGNNNENQYIGRVDYTFHQNHSFFGRYFITNYNAPAYFSPTNLLLTTIAGNDERVQSFTLGYTYIISPRIVNTFHGTYARRRNNRGPTAGGINANTLGINMFTYVPDDFRLTITNGFSVGCGTCSPGFFNTNTEDFSDDVDFIHGKHQIAFGGEVIRTGDNTQAGYLQNGSFNFGGASSGVGGKTGEPMIDFIGGKLSNIGTSTAFSQSKAQQTAYRQTLFSLYVQDTYHFNPRLTANVGLRWEPEFFPIDNFHRGSTFDKNAFIAGQRSTVFVNAPAGSFFYGDPGVPASFTDNRLANFSPRVSVTFDPFGSGKTVFRVGGAIMYDNPALYTSQRNSSNPPYTNEIDVPGPVSFTNPWSTYPGGNPFPIANPPQTNSPFPTNTLYVLIPRHIQTPTINQWTASVQQDLGHGWNMSITYLGNKNSHLWLGTALNASVFIPGTSTGITGSCGALTPTTGLPAAGTACSTTTNSNNRTALSLINPVQGAGYSPTMTQIDDGNNSSYNGVIGVIQHRLSNDFSFLANYTWSHCVSVGDAPGDIAAPTFMNSANRRLDRAACGFDVRHIFNTTLVASSHFTSLQGWAGALANNWQIAPLIRITSGVPFNVTSGIDNSLTGIGLDRPNLVNPNAIYTGVKITQKAAGNLTYLNKAAFSQNTAGTYGNLGRNAVRTPGYFDLDAALSRSFPIRERFAFIIRLEAFNVLNHPNLNTFTSALNSSTFGNATAAADPRIFQLAGKITF
- a CDS encoding carboxypeptidase regulatory-like domain-containing protein, with product MFSQISTTPLHKVLLRVSLLAVFLCCLPQLLHAQAAGTASIQGSVVDPTGAVLPGATISLVDSATQIRRTVNSDSSGLYTFPNVPVGTYTLSVTASGFRTYSQTNIVLEVGSSIAINVTMAVGTNDQRVEVKAEGLALQTEDSSFKQTIDQQTVTEMPLNGRQMTGLIALSGGSTSAPAGDFTGSKYSYATISVSIAGGMGNTTMWRLDGGDNNDYMANGNLPFPFPDAVSQFSVESTALSSQNGMHTGGLVNVVTRSGTNAYHGSAFWFIRNNYLDATNFFSTTKDTLHQNQFGGTFGGPILHDKLFAFAAYQRWVAKQSQAATKATIPTASNLAGDWSTSDGPTCTSSGKTIQLVDPLTGTKLTGNKYPTTTPNYNAQSLALMKYLPAIDPTYDTGNCGFVSYAIPSEIFDNQFVTRVDYTINPRNNLYARYFLDDYDVPAFFDPHNILITTQSGNSQRVQTFTLAHAFSISSRTVNTAHITVMRRRNIRGYASNDINAATLGVNIYQGEPNGLQLNTGKFTIGGGTNSVSHFNDNTLVVSDDVTMLRGKHQIVFGGEWVQNQLNISNAYESNGVFSFSGIFSANGPNGGTAVGDTNLDFLMGTQNSFQQSKMQQNALRGPVPSLYVQDTYHANKQLTMLAGLRWSPNFMPTDYFNRGLVFNMAAFLANQHSSIYPNAPAGAFFYGDPGVPRQFTQNSPWQFSPNVGLSFDPFGDGKTVIRGGAELAYDMVNFFTAQRNQQNPPFATAISQTQTTTSGPISFSSPWSVGQITTSPFPQPVIPDPATAQFFAQSQYIVLPPQFHPSYTIQWTASVQRQLPRDWQLQVDYIGSHTVHAPMGTPISPAVFTPGVWGAGGAGCSGVVLTGPAGKPAGAAGTPCSTTANQAQRFYLTTQNPLQGNQYSGGGPGSVLINNNGMANYNGMVTTIQHRLSSDFSLLANYTWSKCLNTADAQGDLAGTTVQNPNNPSMDYGPCGSDFRNVFNVVFIAKSHFQLDRVAAMFLNNWEIAPLLHIVSGAPFTVTAGQDNSFTDVGNDRPNLVPGVPIYLNQTLRSATGVSNRGYLNPAAFAQVTAGCPTPLSPTTCPGYGTYGNISKNSFRGPTAYQFDAQISRIFPIHESLAATFRLEAFNVLNHPNFNIPTGGTVGTLGGTTGGAGVLTSSTFGQVSTTSNQARVFQGSVKITF